TCTGATGTATTTACATGGGAAACATAGAAACAAATTGCTTCTGTAATTTCAAGCCTTCGCGTCAAGTTGATGATTTACTTAGTAGTTTCCTCAGTGCTACGGTGGTGTCTTTGTTCCTCAGAGTAAATATAATGGGATTCAACGTTGGGATCCAAACTGTGTAGAAAAGAGATTAGCTTCCCAGTTTCTTCAGACTGATTTGGTTTGGGCTGTAAATAGGTGGTAGAGGCTGTGCTGTAGAATAAGACCACCACTGTGAGGTAAGATGAGAAAGTAGAGAAGGCTTTAGCCCTCCCTCTGGCAGATCGCAGTTTCAGAATGTTGGAGATGATTTTGCCACAGGAGACACCAATCAACAGAAATGGGACCATGATGAACACAACTGCAACTACATAGACTGCTATCGCGTTCACAAATGTGTCCCCACAAGCAAGCTTGGACACTGGGGGGAGGTCACAGAAAAAATGATTAATTGCACTAGACCCACAAAAGGGCAGAGAGGAAACCTGCCACATATGCCCAATTACAGCAGGAAGCCCACTGAcccaggaggcagtgaccagCTGGACACAGACCTGGGGGCTCATGATCAGACCATAGCGAAGAGGGTTACAAATGGCCACggagcggtcataggccatcacggccaggaggagacactcTAAACCTCCAAACAGAAGGACCAAACACATTTGTGCAGCACAGGCAATGAAAGATACGTGCCCTTTCTGGTTCAGAAGGTCCGTGAGCATTCTTGGGATAGTGACAGTTACGTAAcagatttataaaatggaaaagtggttgaggaaaaagtacatgggaGTCTGGAGAGTAGGGTCAATTCTTGTTATCAGTACAATGACACTATTGCACATCATGATGGTCAGATAGAAGATGAAAAATATCCCCCAAAGAATCCATTGGAAATTGGGAATATCAGAAAACCCCAAGAGGATAAATTCCATCATTGTAGTGatatttgatttttctgttcttaatttGTACTCCATCTGTAGATATGATCAATTCAAGATGGTTAATTCATTAATCCTTTTGATTAATGTTTCCCGTCTGTTAATTGGATCAGATGCATGAACCTATGTACATAATCCATGCAAGTACTGCTGCCTTTGCCTTGCTCAGTTTCTAAGACATGAGATTTGAAACCTCAGCAATGAACTGACGTGCAGTTAAAaccaattaaagaaataaaatccttATTTTTTACACTTGGATGTACTGAtaccagagggcttccctggtatctcagcagTAAAATAATTtgcttgaaatgcaggagatacaggagatgtaggtttgatccatgggcaaggaagatcccttggaggaggggatggcaacctactccagtattcttgcctagagaattccatgggcaaggagcctggcgggctatggtccatgggatcacaaagagtcagacatgacggaagtgactgagcagcagcagtaatgATACCAGAAACAATACAatgtatgcatttttatttaGAGCTATTGTGCAGCAATAGTATTAAATTGTTTCACTCCTTTTAAGAGTGCAATTATATATGACACAGCCttgctattgtttttctttgggttcatcaatttctttttctgtacctATTGACTTATTCCATTTCCTTTCAACTCAAAGCTTTTCACTTAAAACTTTTGCCTAATTTTTATTCATAACATTTTAAGCCCTCCCATTTCTACTCCAATGAGAACTGACTTTCTTAAACTCAGTCCTTGTTACTGGGAGAATAGATACGTGTAACTGTATTGTTCTCGTCTGTGTACCTCACCCATCAGTTATGTTACACATGGAAAGCATGTTACATCATGGGGTCCAATAACATTCACTATTAATACCCACTGTACACTGCATTACAAATACCAATTAACATTTAACACAGTCCATACATATGACCCATTCTTCATGATATTTGGagttccctaatagctcagttggtaaagaatccacttgcaatgcaggagaccctggtttgattcctgggtagggaagatccagtggagaagggataggctacccactccagtattctcgggcttcccttgtgactcagctggtaaagaatctgtctgcaaggcaggagacctgggttccatccctgggttgggaagatcccctggggaaagggaaaggatacccactctagtattctggcctggagaattctatagactgtccatgtggtcacaaacagtcagacatgactgagtgattttcactttcatgatattTTAATATAGTCTGTTCTTAACCTATGTGATTCTCTGATCCATTGTTATCTACTTCTCTTACAACCAAATAAAATACTTCCTATATAATTCCTTTGTAATTTTATCTaataaatgtaactttatttaaaccctataattatttattttgggaaTGCAAATGGCAAAAGCATATGAgtgggactaacacacacacacacacagaggcctgTTATCTTGCTTCAATTCAAGTTCATGTAATCAGTTATCAGGCAGTCAACAGTGTGTGACAATTTTCATAACACtttattaatgtttgttttctgtgttttcatatttcattaaATCTACTATGTCTGTTCCCATCTTCCAGCTCCACAAACTATTGCTTTTGCGTTaatactttgattttaaaaaactgagtcaACAAATGTTCTCTCATATTTCTCTATTTCCATTAGAATTAGTTTTCAAAATTACCTTAACTGAAAGTTTTAttataaatactattattattattgctatttcacttatttctaattttatcattaaaaaagttaagaaatacATTGGTTAAGTTGTTAACTAATTTTCAGATAAAGATCtcagattttcatatttttctgttttatccttTTTATCTTAAACCTCAAATCAGAACTACTTTTAAATAAAACCCATCTAACATCTTACCTTCATGAATTTATATGAAGTTATCTATGAGAATATAGATGTTTTGACCCtgtaaatttttataattcttttgaaTCAGGAAGTCACTGTCATTCTGCAGTCTTCTTAAAAGATCAGCTGCTCTTATGTAGGAAGTAGTCATGCTCACCCTGGGGGATATTTTCTGTTGAgtatcagttttaatttctagaaGACGGCTTCTGTTTGGTGATCATCTGGGTTTATGTTTTAAGACTACTTTTTCTGTAGATGATTTGTCCTCTGACGCTCCTTCTTGGCATAAAAGTTCCCCTCTGTGGGGGTGGAAAGATGACACTTAATTATCTAGTATCAATAGTGGAAAAATGACATTTATCTAGTATCAATAGTGGAAAAATGACATTTATCTAGTATCAATAGTGGAAAAATGATATTTATCTAGTATCAATAGTGGAAAAATGACAATTATCTAGTATCAATAgtactttctggaaaaaaattaaaactttcaatTTATTGCATTTCAGACCATTAGTAATTGCTGTAAGTTTGTCTTCCTTAATTTTATTCCCATAATTCATTCAGATCTCATCTTTCACATCTTTAGAAAAGTGTATCACTTACTAATACACAAACATGATATTGTTGTTCTTTCCAATATACTGTGGGGAGGATTAGATCCCTTTTCAGAAGTAGAACACTGTTCCTAGATTAACTTTTGTGGAAATTAAAGCATGTTGTATCTGCTGACAAAAACCTGGGTAGTTTTATTCATGTTAGGATATCTAGTTGGTCATCAGCATAGGTATCTAGCAGATTAAAAATGAAAGGCACCTTAAAAATAGCCTAGAGcctgttatgcagagtgaagtcagaaagagaaagacagatatcctatattaacacacatgcacacatatatcatgtgtgtgtgtgtgtgtgtgctcgagaaaaatgatactgaaaaacctatttgcaaggcaggaatatagacacagacatagagaacagacttgtgagggaaggagagggtgggacaaactaaCTGAAAGATTAACACTGAGACATATACACCCCCACACGTAAAGCAGATAGCTAGCGGGAAGTTTCTAAATATATAcaacagggagctcaacctgaaGCTCTGACAACCTGGGGCgatggggtggggtgtgggagggaggttaaAAACAGAGGGGATGTCTGTACACCTATGAGTGATTTactttgttgtatggcagaaccaacacaacactgtaaagcaatcatcctccaattaataatttaaaaaaaacatttaaacccaattatttaagacagaaaaaaaacaaaaaaaccctcctACAAAATGCTTTTTCTATTTCAGCTACTTCCAGGCAGGTATGTAGCTAAAATGATCAGGAATGAGGTTATAAGGCCAATATCCACTTCTGCTcataagcacatttttttttctttctgtttagagaTTCTTTGACAATTTGAAACACTATTCGTgtttaaagaatacatttgagtcagttctaatgagatggatgaaactggagccgattatacagagtgaagtaagccagaaagaaaaacaccaatacagtatactaacacatatatatggaatttagaaagatggtaatgatgaccttgtatgtgagacagcaaaagagacacagatgtgtagagcggacttttggactctgagggagagggagagggtgggatgatttgggagaatggcattgaaacatgtatactatcatgtaagaaatgaatcgccagtctatatccgatgcaggatacaggatgcttggggctggtgcacagggatgacccagagagatgttatggggagggaggtgggagggggattcatgtttgggaacgcatgtacacccatggtggattcatgtcaatatatggcaaaaccaatacagtattgtaaaagtaaaataaagtaaaaaaaaaaaaaagattctgcaaaacaaaaatatctaacATTTTATGCAAATAATGCATAAGCGCCAAACCAAGAAAACCCAACAATAATAAATCTGAAAACAAACCTGTATTCAGCCTGACTCTTCACATAGATGTATAACAGCCGACATTTCAATAGGTGAGAAgagatttcacattaaaaaatatttcacgTGTTTGCTATATACTTTATAtcataattattttacatttgatCATGATTGCTTTCCAGATGTTTACAGTACAAATTTATACATTTAACAGTACAGCAGTATTCATAACCATTAAAACGTTTAGTTTGAATTTATTGCTACCAAACTTTCCAAAGTGCTATGACTATAAAGGAAGAGTCTATAATTGTTATTCTATTTTGTGAGATTAAAATTTCTcacaaagctgtggtacatatacacaatggagtattactcagccattaaaaagaatacatttgcatcagttctaatgaggtggatgaaactggagccaattatacagagtgcataaaccagaaagaaaaacaccaatacagtatactaatgcatatatatatggaatttaggaaaatggtaacgataacccctgtatgcaagacagcaaaagagacacagatgtatagaacagtcttttggactctgtgggagagggagacggtgggatgattcgggagaacgtcattgaaacatgtataatatcatataagaaacaaatcaccagtccacgttcgatgcaggatacaggatgcctggggctggtgcactgggatgacccagagggatggtacggggagggaggtgggagggggagttcaggatgaggaacacgtgtacacccgtggcagattcatgctgatgtatggcaaaaccaatacaatattgtaaaataattagccttctattaaaataaataaatttaaatttaaaaataaaaaaaatttaaaaaataaaagtagcatttcttttttgtcttttaaatttgcTTCTCTTTATTACAGCATGTTCCTCATAAATTGGACTTATGTACTCTTTTTTAGGATTGATGTTGTCATTTAGTGTCATGTTTATTTACAAATGAGAATTGCACTAATGATTTGTTTCAACTAAGTTTTACTTACAGGATGGAAAAAATTGAATGTCTGTCACCCATCACCCATGTGAGTAAACGGATCTAACCCTTAAATCTATAGTTAGGATAGTGAATTGAATGTTTCTGTGTTCAATTCAATATCATCATCACCTGAAAACAAGTCTACACTCGGAGACAATACCTCAAATACATCAGTGTgacaaaataaagaaacatcTCGGAATCATATTATAGTACGAGTTTGCAGTTGTTTCCACCTAGGAGTTCCACTGTTCCTACCTCTTCTTAGTAGCTTCCTACTGGATCTTCAGGATGCAGAAACCTGAGATGTCAGACAGACAGAACATAAGGAAACAAATATACTATTCAGAGCCTCCATACGTAATAAACACATCACTTCTACCCATATGTCATTGTAGAAACTAATCACTTGGTCCAATGTAGTTCTGAGAAGGTTAGGGAATGATGTTCATTGTATGTCAATAAAACAGATGTATTTGAAGAGCATAAAGCCAGACTCTACCAGAGTCCTCACTTTTGGTCACTACAATAAAGGTGTTATAGCATGCTGCAACATGTATACCTTTAGACTGATGATTTAGCATGACACATAATGGAATAAGCATTCATGGTACATATTTATGcatattaatttgttttatagATATATTTGAGCCTAACAACAcaacatcattattattttcattaggcTTTGATGCTTAAATTAGCAACAGTGGTGAGGCATAATTTACATAACATAAAGCACAACCTTTAAAATTCAGTGATTAGTTGAGATGTACTTGACTTATAGCATTATATTAACTTCTTCTGaacaacataaatatattttaaatgatcatCACAATGTCTAATGTTAATATCCATCAATGTTAATATCCATCACCACCCAAAGTTATGCATATTTTCTTGTgatgtgaactttaaaaaattctcttaacaactttcaaatatgcaaaattatttaactatagtcaccatgctctatattattttcttgggcaccaaaatcagtgtggacagtgagcagccatgaaatcaaaaggcttttgtttcttgggaaaaaagctatgacaaaactagagtgggtattaaaaagcaaagacatcactttgctaacaaagctctgtataattaaagctatggtttttccagtagtcacatatggatatgagagttagaatataaagaaggctgagtgccaaagaattgctgctttcaaactgtggtgttggagaagacttttgagggtcctTTGAACAGGACGGAAATCAAAAtggttaatcctaaaggaaatcaaccctgaatattccctggggggggggctggtgctgaagctgaagcttcaatactttggtcacgtcatgcaaagagccagcttactgacaaaaggagaagggggcgatggaggatgagatggcgtcactgactcaatggacatgagttcgaacaaactccaggagatagtgaaggacaggaaatcctgacatgctgcagttcatgggggtgcaGAATTAGATGGGACAGctactgaacaacatcaacatcATGCTGTATATTGATTGGATTGCTATACATTTTAATAGCTCTTTTATAAATATGACTAAATTCAAATTTACTGCCttgctgtttgtgttttgtttctcttatacatatatattttcattgtgttttcttattattttttgtgattttaatatacttttagtATTTATGTATCActtagacaccatattaaaaaggagagacattactttgccaacaaaggcccgtctagtcaaagctatggttttcctgtagtcatgtgtgggtgtgagagctggactataaagaaagctgagcatcgaggaactgatgcttttgaactgtagtgttggagaagactcttgagggtcccttggactgcaaggagatcaaactaatccatcctaaagaagaccagtcctgaatattcattggaaggactggtgcccaagttgaaactctaatattttggccacctgatgtgaagaactgactcatttgaaaagaccctgatgctgggaaacattgaaggcgggaggagaaggggacaacagaggatgagctggttggatggcatcactgactcaatggacattagtttcagtaaactttgggagttggtgatggacagggaggcccagtgtgcttcagtccatggggttgcaaggagtcggacacgactgagtgactgaactgatctgaaggccacttgatttcacattccaggatgtctagttctaggtgagggatcataccatcatgattacctgggtgatgaagatcttttttttgtattgttcttctgtgtattcttgccaccttttcttaatatcttcttcttctgttagatccataccattgctgtcctttattgtgcccatctttgcatgaaatgttccttcggtatctctaattttcttgaagagatttctagtctttcccattctactcttttcctctatttctttgcactgatcactgaggaaggctttcataagtctccttgctattctttggaactctgcattcaaatgggtatagctttccttttctcctttgctattggcttctcttcttttcacagctatttttaagagctcttcagacagccattttcctttt
The sequence above is a segment of the Ovis aries strain OAR_USU_Benz2616 breed Rambouillet chromosome 12, ARS-UI_Ramb_v3.0, whole genome shotgun sequence genome. Coding sequences within it:
- the LOC121820746 gene encoding LOW QUALITY PROTEIN: olfactory receptor 10AG1-like (The sequence of the model RefSeq protein was modified relative to this genomic sequence to represent the inferred CDS: inserted 2 bases in 1 codon; substituted 1 base at 1 genomic stop codon), producing the protein MEYKLRTEKSNITTMMEFILLGFSDIPNFQWILWGIFFIFYLTIMMCNSVIVLITRIDPTLQTPMYFFLNHFSILXICYVTVTIPRMLTDLLNQKGHVSFIACAAQMCLVLLFGGLECLLLAVMAYDRSVAICNPLRYGLIMSPQVCVQLVTASWVSGLPAVIGHMWQVSSLPFCGSSAINHFFCDLPPVSKLACGDTFVNAIAVYVVAVVFIMVPFLLIGVSCGKIISNILKLRSARGRAKAFSTFSSYLTVVVLFYSTASTTYLQPKPNQSEETGKLXSLFYTVWIPTLNPIIFTLRNKDTTVALRKLLSKSST